One segment of Solanum lycopersicum chromosome 1, SLM_r2.1 DNA contains the following:
- the LOC101244989 gene encoding monothiol glutaredoxin-S3 yields the protein MERVSRMVSEKPVVIFSKNSCCMSHTIKSLFCDLGVHPSVHELDEMQRGREIEAALSRLGCNPTVPAVFIGGELVGGENEVMSLHLQRSLKPMLKRAGALWV from the coding sequence atgGAGAGAGTAAGTAGAATGGTATCTGAAAAGCCAGTGGTGATCTTCAGCAAGAACTCTTGTTGCATGAGCCACACCATTAAATCTCTCTTCTGTGATCTCGGCGTTCATCCATctgttcatgagcttgatgagaTGCAGAGAGGAAGAGAGATTGAAGCTGCCCTCTCTAGGCTTGGCTGTAATCCTACAGTACCAGCAGTGTTCATCGGTGGTGAACTCGTTGGCGGTGAAAATGAAGTCATGAGTCTTCATCTTCAACGATCATTGAAGCCAATGCTTAAAAGGGCTGGAGCTTTATGGGTTTGA